ACGCCATTGAGCTCGGAGCTTGGTGGAGCAACTATGGAAATGTGCATGGATAATTTTTTCTGTGCAGCTCATGGAATTTCTTTGCTTCTTGTAtgtctcttttctcttcatgTCTTGCTTTCTTCCTTGTTTATGTTGTGGACTAATGAGGCATAGAACACAACTAAGGGTGATAAGAAGCACTATCTCTTGTTCGATGCGGGTCCCGAAGGCGAGGTctgggagagaaatacccaTCGCCTCCGAACGGAGATCGACGATATTGAACATATTGCCCTATCCCATTACCACCGAGATCACTCAGGTGAGTACAAGTTGTCCTTCCTTATCATTAAAATTCCTCCACATATCATATCGCTGATACCAAATCAACAGGCAGTCTAACCAAAGCAATCGAACTGATCAAGAAGAGCAATGATGGTGACAAGCAGGTAGTCATGGATGTCCACCCAAACCGCCAGCCTTTCGTGGCGTCCAGGCAGATCGCCCGATCTCCCTTGAGGCTGATCCCTCATTTGAAGAATTGGAGACTGCCGGGGCGACTTTGTTGAAAAGTGACCAGCCTCATACTGTCTTGGATGACCTTTTCCTCATCTCTGGGGAGATTCCTCGCCAGACTACGTACGAAGACGGTATATATGGGGGAGTGTGGTTCAATCCGTCTACTGGGCATTGGGAAGAGGACACTTGGATCATGGAAGAGCGGTATATTATGTGTAATCTCAAAAGTACGTCCGACTACCCTGTCAAAAATCTCAATTTCTGACACGTTCATGCTATTCAGACAAAGGCCTCGTAGTCTTCACCGGCTGCGGCCACGCAGGTATCGTCAACACCTGCCACGATGCCATAAAGCTGGGCAACGGAAGCTCCTTGTACTCAGTTGTTGGTGGGTATCATCTTGCCGATGCGGAAGACGCTAAATTGAATGCTACAATGGAAGATTTGAAACGGTTCGAGCCTAAGGTTCTGCTTGCGGGACATTGCACGGGCTGGAGGTTCAAGTGTCGTATTGCGAGGGATCTGCCAGATTGTTTGGTTCCTTGTTTTTCGGGGAGCAAGTATACTTTGTAGGCGGTTTTCTGGGAGAAAGTTATTGGGTTTATCAGGTTCAAATTATAGTCCTACGTCAAAAGGTGCATGAGCACGGAATTGATTTGTCCGAGAGACTCTCCTCGACATATTCCCCAAATCCATGTTCTTTGGTCATACAGGGCTGCAAATATCATCCAGTCCGAAGCTTTATCATCCTTATGCACTGATAGCCCCCTTGAATTTGTTACGGGGGTCGTACTGCCTCCTCAAATCCTGAAGCCGCGAGAAATGGGAACCCCAGATCTGTCACCTGGATGAGAAACTCGAACATGCAGCTGGAGTGAAAACAACATTACCTTCTTTGGATCATGAAAATCCTCGAAGCCATTCGGTAGATAATGCTTCTCGGCATCTTCACCTAAGATTTTAGAAGCTGCATGAATAGCGAGAGCTCGCGCAAGATGTTCTTTGTCTTTCCCAGCGGTAGAAGGACTTCCAGTGGCAATGAGCAGGATATGCTTTGTCCCGATAGGTCTTGGCCATGCACAGCTCGCTGTCGATCCCGCTGGGTCGCGCTTGAACAGAGATATGGATGAGCTGAAATTCAACGTGGGAGTATGTCGGCGTTTTGCTTACCGAACTCAGTAACTCGAAGATGAGAAAGGTACAGTCGCCGAGCGATTGGTCGAGGCGTTCTATGTCTTCAGACCATTCTATGGCATTGATTATAGTGTCTTTGGTGACTTCGCGTAGCATTAAAGGTGCCCAGAACTGTGTCATCGAACCTTTAACTGTAAGCACCTTATCTATGGAAGCTATTAGTCTCGCTCTCAGTGTATCTATTCGAGAGATGGATGGCCCCACCTTGCAAGTTAGCGACCCCTATCAGGTTAGTTATCTTGGTTTGGTCAACCGCTCCGGGGATGTCCAGCGCCCATTTGAAGCTGGCCCGGCCATGGGCTTCACCATGAGCATCGAACGCATGAATTAGCAGCATATCTGACTCTGCCCCAATAGAGTCCAACATTTGTTTCTTGACGACATACAGAAACATGGTGACCTTTGGATCAATCGTTTTGGAGGTGAACTGTGCAATGCCTTCCGCTACCACCTGTAGCTTCTCACGGGGG
This sequence is a window from Aspergillus chevalieri M1 DNA, chromosome 5, nearly complete sequence. Protein-coding genes within it:
- a CDS encoding MBL fold metallo-hydrolase (COG:S;~EggNog:ENOG410PPDZ;~InterPro:IPR041712,IPR036866); translation: MLAEIDNLDIHVIVNDELNPISPSPNAAVKVASRFMGIPLTPLSSELGGATMEMCMDNFFCAAHGISLLLNTTKGDKKHYLLFDAGPEGEVWERNTHRLRTEIDDIEHIALSHYHRDHSGSLTKAIELIKKSNDGDKQADRPISLEADPSFEELETAGATLLKSDQPHTVLDDLFLISGEIPRQTTYEDGIYGGVWFNPSTGHWEEDTWIMEERYIMCNLKNKGLVVFTGCGHAGIVNTCHDAIKLGNGSSLYSVVGGYHLADAEDAKLNATMEDLKRFEPKVLLAGHCTGWRFKCRIARDLPDCLVPCFSGSKYTL
- a CDS encoding uncharacterized protein (CAZy:AA7;~COG:C;~EggNog:ENOG410PWHK;~InterPro:IPR016166,IPR006094,IPR036318;~PFAM:PF01565;~go_function: GO:0016491 - oxidoreductase activity [Evidence IEA];~go_function: GO:0050660 - flavin adenine dinucleotide binding [Evidence IEA];~go_function: GO:0071949 - FAD binding [Evidence IEA];~go_process: GO:0055114 - oxidation-reduction process [Evidence IEA]); protein product: MPEAGNLEAELSALQLLLRPDEIITPDSADYQPSIQTWASQKQLNPRLVVRPTSVESLSKVVAYLYSTDLEIAIYGHGFMSSSSKDALINTTALNDFHFDKHSELLTIGAGQTWEEVFRKLGEVAPDYGVVGARTPCVGVGGTIMSGGFSWLSAEYGCISDPANMLDAKVVKYDGSIVWASSEPELLWALRRGGGGFGVVAQVVLRVFRYPQNIWAGPIMIPREKLQVVAEGIAQFTSKTIDPKVTMFLYVVKKQMLDSIGAESDMLLIHAFDAHGEAHGRASFKWALDIPGAVDQTKITNLIGVANLQDKVLTVKGSMTQFWAPLMLREVTKDTIINAIEWSEDIERLDQSLGDCTFLIFELLSSRDPAGSTASCAWPRPIGTKHILLIATGSPSTAGKDKEHLARALAIHAASKILGEDAEKHYLPNGFEDFHDPKKIWGSHFSRLQDLRRQYDPRNKFKGAISA